The segment AAATTTCAAGGGTAGAAAGACAAATGTGAGAGCCACTTCATCTTAATGttattttaagattttgtaCATCATAGTTTAGATTACCACTGATGCAGTTAAAAAttaggggaaattacactttgttCACCTATGGTTTGCCCGAAAAACACTTTGCTTACCTATGGTTTAAAAATttgcactttacccacctgagatTAGCTCTGTTTGTCTCCTGTTACCCACCTCAGTTAAAAACatggataaatttatttttttgttacccttttatctctctctcttctcaaaacataaaaaactaaaaaatcaagGGAAAATGAGATCTAAAAGctaggttttgtaaaaattatatctaaCTTTTACATCTTTTTTTATGTATCAACTTTTAAATCttctattttaacaaaaatgtaTTGTATTACTTAATTTTACggagtactaaaaaaaaagttttggagagGTAGAGcgtattttattgtattaatagtgatagaaaattagaaataggacttatatttaatttattaagctGGGAAAAATAAGGGGAGTGAAAGATAGAGAAGACACTCAAGGcagcaaagaatgaaaaagtagCACTTGGTATAAAATTGTTCAATTCAAAGTGCATTAGAGTATTGACCTTTAAGAGATGTAAAATTAGAAGTAGCTCCTTTGCTCCACATGTTACCAACTCACAGTCACACTGACAAGGACAAGAAGTTGGTTCTCAGCTGTCATTGGACGAATTTAGACATAAGAAGGAATTGTCCACTTAGTCGAGGCTATTTGGAGGGGATGGTGGTCAGCAATTTTCTGAAGACATTGAGCTCTTGGGCTTTGGGAATGCAGATTCTAATGAAAGATTAAGTGATATTTTTGATGGTGTCTTTCAATGGGAACAGAAACTGATGGCTTAACATCTAGTGTTGTGAAGTACACTCTTTTCCAAAAAttgttcaattcaatttttaatgtgttaaaatagaaaTCTAAAAGTTGATACATGAAAAGAAGATGTAaaaattaggttttaatttttacaaagcctagcttttagatcttcttttcccttgattttttagatttttatgttttgagagaAGAGATACATATTTATCCTTATTTTTAATTGAGGTGGGTAATGGGAACAAACAAAGCTAACCTCAGGTGGATAAAGTGCCAATTCTTAAACAACAGATAGGCAAAGTGTTTTTCGGGCAAATTACAGGTGagcaaagtgtaatttcccctaaaaattatgtttcaaatGTAACTAGTGGCTTAAATTCTTTTAGAATGATTTGGTCAACATGTACTAAACTTTGGTGTTTgtttttcctccattttctctctttctattttcatGGTAGATAGTGGCTAAACAAACTCGGAGTTTAACCCTAAATCTCAATAACAAAAATGGGCATACGAGCTTGAGGAACTTAGGGGCACTCACTATCCATGCAGAGGAAACAGTTTCTTCGAGGAGTTGTGTTGAGATGGTAGTCCATTGTTCCCACTTGGATAATAAGGACCTATTCTCTAAAAGTGTATGTATTCACAAAGCAGATACCTTAAAATTTCATGTTCCCTAAGCATACATATTCTtgattgtgtttgtttcttaagtttcttcatttattttaggatCCTTTCTTAAGAATATCTAGAATTGTTGAGAGTGGAGGCTCTGTTCCAATATGCAAAACTGAAGTGGTGAAGGACAATTTGAATCCTATTTGGAAACCCCTATGCCTGAGCATACAGCAGTTTGGAAGTAAGGTATGCTTGTCGATTTTTGATTCTTGGTTTCCTATTAGATTATGGTTATaggatgttttgtaattttgataattaattaaGACTCACATAGCATATGCAATATCACTTGCTACAGGATAACCCATTAATTATCGAGTGCTTTGATTTCAATAGCAGTGGCAATCATGTGCTTATTGGGTAagctaaaatttattgttgtccagtttagttttagattttgtttatttttacttttgagTTTTCACGATTTAGTCTCTAGTACTAAATGAAggtatttattttaaaatttaccTCATCAGTAAGCTCCAGAAGTCTGTGGCAGACCTAGAAAAACTTCATATAGAAAGAAGTGGTGCAAATCTCACCTTACCATCTCCTCATCATGGTCATGAGAAGGTACGTATTCATACTTGtagttatattttaaaaaaatacttaatgtTAATctttatgtttaaatttttacatTGCTTACTAATTTATCAATAAAGGTTTTGAAGGGACAGCTATTTGTGGATCAATTTTGTGAAAAGCAACAGTATAGTTTTCTAGATTACATTTCCAATGGATTTGAGCTTAACTTTATGGTTGCTGTTGACTTTACAGGTAAAATATATCCCATTCTAGGGGAgttatatagttttttattttattttttgggttttctttttcctagttCAAAATGTTTTGGCTGATGACtgatttatgctttgaatattcAATATCTCTTTCTTTAGCCTCAAATGGAAATCCTCGGAATCCAAATTCTTTACACTACATTGATCCTTTTGGTCGGTTGAATTCTTATCAACAGGTGAGACTATGCATCCTCTGGTGCTCTCAATAGGGTAGTTGCTTTTCTTTGgcacttgtgtgtgtgtttttttctaAACATTAGATACAACAGATCctctccccacccccccccccccccggcgcGCTTTGTGAGTTGTATTTTCCTAACACACAcgccaaaagaagaagaaaagacacAAAATAACTTGGAAATTGCTTgtagaataagaaaaaatagtttttacatTGAATTGGTCCAAAAAGAGGTGCACAAAAACAACctgggaaagaaaaaataacttttacaTTGAATTTGTTGATAGCAATGTCTATATGATCAAGCAGCTATCTTTTGCTATCTTTTGTCTATCATGACTCAATATGATCAAGCAGGCTTGTTTTTCATATCAAGGTTGCAGGTTCTTTCACTCTCAACTAAACGCAGAATATGttagagaaatttaaaaaaaaaaaaaaaaaaaaaaaaaaaaaccatacatGGAACATGTCTAAGATTGTGGATTGTGTAAAAAAAGTTtccttgttttgaaatttttgttagggTTCTTCTGTTTGCATatacttaaaataaatcttCATTGATTGATGAAGTCATTGTATACTTAATTAAGAAAACTTGCAGGCTATAATGGAGGTTGGGGAGGTCATTCAATTTTATGATTCCAATAGGCGCTTTCCTGCTTGGGGCTTTGGAGGAAGAACAATTGATGGTACCACATCACATTGTTTTAACTTGAATGGAAGTGCAGGTGCCTTTGAGGTGAGAGGAGCTGACTTTGTAATGCTTTGTTTGCTTAATCTTTGAAGAATCTGACCTGGCTGGCATATTGCCTAGCTATTTTCActcagctctctctctttctctgtaaTCCTCTTgcaatttttataaaagtgaAATCTATGCTTATTCATGTCTTCTTATTCTTACTATTATTATctcatatttattttctttttctcaattataattttttatttatttataattctgTTGAATAGCATCTGAAACCTAGCTCTGTCACCATTGATGTTTTACCTTCTTCTATTACCTCTAAATCACAAACATTTTCAACCAAACACGAAAAGTTCTAAACCCTATttacaacaaacaaaaatacattcAAAATCCCCAAATACATTAATTTTATCATCAAAAGGTTTGAGAAAGTCTCAGATGCCCTTAAAAAGTAGTCCATGAGAATGGTGCAAATTAAATAGATTGAGTTATCTCACCTAATAAAATTTGGAACATTATATGTTTTGTATCATAAGATTAGATGTCTGTTGTAAAGGATTACAAGTAAATGGTACCATAGGATTCATATCATTCTTTGTAAGTTAATAACCATTGAGTATAAGTTGTTCATATATTTCTGAACACTGCATTTCATACTCTTATGTAACATCcagtttgtttctttgtttcgTTCTTTTTAATAGAtgaattaatcaaattattttatttattaataggtTGAAGGAGTTGAAGGCATCATGGTTGCTTATGCAAGGGCTCTCCATAATGTTGCCCTGGCAGGACCCACTTTATTTGGCCCAGTGATTAACGCAGCTGCACAAATTGCTGGCCAGTCCATCTCATACAACAGCAGCAAATACTTTGTCTTGCTCATTATAACGGTAAAGAGAATGTTgaatcaaatttattttgtttgtgataaattactatttttattgAAGCAGATGAGACACTTTATGTACACAGGATTTATACACAAAGCTATCCTAAAAATTGTCATCTTTCTAGGATGGAGTCATTACAGACCTGCAAGAAACAAAAGACGCTCTGGTCAGGGCATCCGATTTGCCTCTATCTATCCTTATTGTTGGGGTGGGAGGTGCAGATTTTAGAGAAATGGAGGTATAATGTTTTCCTAAGTTGATGTCTTTTATAACCTTTTATGCATTATCTTAATTATTCAGTAAAAATGGTGgaattttagcttttagaaTTTTCGCTTGAATGACTGTAATGTATCTTTATTTTTGGGCAGGTTCTTGATGCTGACAATGGAAGACGGATAGAGAGCTCTACGGGTCGTGTGGCTACACGTGACATTGTGCAGTTTGTTCCAATGCGAGATGTGCATAGTGAGTACATAATGGCACTTGTCTGTACAAAATTTTTGTGGTTATATCTAAAAGAATCCACTAACTGTAATTTTGTATTCAAACCTATCCCAGTTAGATAATTATTCTAGAAAAAATGGAATGAACATTTGCTTAGTTCTGCTAGTCAGATAACTATTGATGGATGGGGTGATGAAAGGACAAAAGGGTGTGTGTGAACTTTGAAACTGTGTTTAACAAAAACGTTGCATGGATTGCCGTTGCCACTGTTGTTTTGATCCACAATTTTTGGCTAGATTGTCTGTACACATTAGACATGTTATAGGTAGAAAATGAGATCATGGTTTTAATCTAGTGTGAATGTGTGCTCAACAAGCTGATTTGCTAAGCTTGACTGGACCAGCTTGACCAAGCCCTACAAATTCTAAAACTGCTTGGCTCCCTTACAACCTTAAAACCATTTCTATGATCTTCCCTCTTGACATTTTTATCATCTGTTTGAGTCTATTATCTGTTTTATCAATTGGAATTGATTATATCCTTATTTTTTCAACttcttgtactttttctttatttggccTGAGCTTCTTCATTGTGTTTCATCTAACAAATTAGCTGTGGCTTCTATAGGTGGGCAGATTTCTGTGGTTCAAGCTCTATTGGAAGAGCTACCTGGACAGTTTTTGACATACATGCGGAGTAGAGATATCAAGCCAAGCCCTTTCTATGCAGCCTCAACTTCTGCTTGACTAACATTTACCAAGTACACAAGATTTATAAATATGCTGATTTTGCTTTtatcaactaaaaaaatttaggtctGAACCATTCACAAGTTAACTTACCTGAGAGGAGCTCTctattaacaaattttttaggTCTGAACCACTAACAGGTTGAATTTCCTGAAAGAATTTCTTTATATCATCCTAAAAGAAAATGTACaaattttttaacccaaaaaaaaaaaaatctttatcttTTATAGGTAGAATTTAAACTTTATTCAACTTCAACCTATATTTTAAGTAAACAAAGCAATGAAAAAGAAGTTAGTTTTGCAAGGAGAAAGTGTCTTTTGGTCTACATGCTAGTTCCATGGAGTAGGACTCTCGCAAGGATTTGTAGCACCCATCTGTAAGGAAGGTGTTGTCACATTGTGGGCTCACATGTATGTGATCTGGCGATAATTTTTGGTGTAGCAATTTTTGGCCCTAAATAAGGATCTAGGTTCACTTATCTTTATCAAATGTCACTGCATTATGTAGAGTACAAACATTTTTAGATTAAATCAATATCTAATTGGGAAGCTGTTAACAAAAGGAATAATGTACTGCAATTGAAGTATTTCACTATTTGTGTTGTGTGAGCGTTGAATAGACATTCCTCCAAAAAGCCTTGTTACATtgtattattatgtttttggaAATGCGTTAATTTTTATATCACAAAGAATGTAAAGGATTCTTTTTTGAAtgatttcaaatgttttgtgaaTTCCACAATGTCTACCATGGGATGACTCTCTTGAGTGCTGCTTGATGTGAATAGTCTTACACATAAATATGATAATATGTCACTGAATAATGGTTTGGGCAAAGTCTAAGCAAAGATGGGAGCTAGTTGTCAGTCATCACTTGAGTTGGGTCTAAGAACCATTGTTTTGACGCCTATGTAGAGGTTAAATCACCAAACTTTAAGTCTTTTGAAGTTAGAATACGAACTTGGGAATGTGTTAAGCAACTATGCACACCTAACTTAAAGGAATAGCCTCCACTTGTACTGCTTAGCCATTTTCTAACAAGGTCCCACTAAGTTGGTTCCCTTCTAAGCATGTAAaattctctctcacacacacacatgggattaaaattaaatacataaacCACAGGCTCAAAGATGAATCACTTAGACGTGGGTGTCCTAATTTTAGGGCTTCATTTATAAAAACCCTAAttggaaattttcaatttcaaagttGCTCAGACATCACCTTGACCAACACCATGTGAATCacttttatttaaagaaaaccaATATTGAAAGAAAGCAGAAATTTAGGGTTTCTTTGAGGCATATTATTAGGTAGGGACTAGAGCAGTGTACACACTACACAGTGCTTCAAGATGCATGCACAATGGATGGCTACGTGCACGCATTTGTAACGCTAATTTCTATATCTCCACTATCTTAACATGCAATTACTTCTAAACTAGGAACGAAAAGAAAgcagagaaataaaaaaataaattaaacctaAGATTtcaaagtgaagaaagaaaacaaagtacatgattttttttaattaaaaaaaataataataagaactTACGTTAACTGCTTGAAGATCCTCTTGAATCTTGATCATTTGAGCAAAGCCAACTAGTCGAGGCGTAGAATGTACAAAATGCGGTTACATATGAAAATCAGATAACAACATTCTTGTTGTTTTGAAAGCTTCACTTTTTGCATTGAGCTCCAACCCTAGTAATTCTAATAGTTGAACTTTGACTTTGACccttttaagatttcttttataaataaaaagtgcTTTGACTTTTCAGATTGCTATAATACTCATAAAATCATGGATGTAGAACAAAGCCCAAGGGACAAGGGGACcttaattagttaattatatatattaattaaaagtttATTTGGTTCTGTCTACTGTTTATATGGCTTGCTTTTAGGTAAACAAAACGAGAAGTAATAAGCATCCCATGCAAATTACTCATGCCTAACCATGCTATATAGTTTGCATTGATATGagtataacctttttttttgttgttttttttggcTGAGTGATTGATACGTGCATTGTTGCTGGTGCCTAAGCTCTCTTGTATACATATGCGGGGAAAAGTCATTGTTTGATTTGCATTGACTATGAATATTTGTAAGCCCACTCAACTCACAACTGACGGCTCAAACCCCAAACTAAAGCTTGGGTAATGTTTATTGAAGATGCACCTAAAATGCCGCCTacaaactttataaaaaaatgcgGAAACataataaaactataaattGATTTGGCACTTAAATTGACTCTTTATGATTGGTAACATATTAGTTTGTAAgccaatttaataaaatttgtagtacatTTAGCACTATACTCAATTACATTTAGCACTTTATTGTTGCCATACAAGATGTGATCCAAGtgcattctttttttctttctttttttgaaaattattcacACAATTTCATGATTTCACATTTTAATTCATGTGGCAGTACATGTATGGTGAGTGTGTACTAAGGAGTGTGTGATTAtcattactctttttttctttatggaTACTATATGTTTTTCAAATACTTTATGGATACTATATGACTTGAGCTTATGCAttagttttataataattaatgtttattaCCAGGCCAaaatattaatatcatttttagtGTATTATTTAAGTGTAAAagaatttgtcattttttttgtggataattcaatagttataatagAAAAGGGAAGATTTTGGACCCTAGAGATGTCATGAACATAGATGAGCCAACCAGTCGAATTACAAGAATCTTGACAAAAATTCATTAGTTGAATGAGTTGGAGGCCAATATACTTCAAAAagaacttattattattatt is part of the Quercus robur chromosome 9, dhQueRobu3.1, whole genome shotgun sequence genome and harbors:
- the LOC126699616 gene encoding protein BONZAI 3-like isoform X3, which gives rise to MGNCFSDVEGGKQAVGGTQQRPNSIAATNNNNGGHNDAVEFFFRSRGIQPLFTQIELSLSASNLLDRDITSKSDPMAVVYAKKRDGKLEELGRTEVVLNSLNPAWIEKVTVAFQFEIVQPLVFHVYDVDSKYHNVPVKTLKLNDQEFLGEATCVLSEIVAKQTRSLTLNLNNKNGHTSLRNLGALTIHAEETVSSRSCVEMVVHCSHLDNKDLFSKSDPFLRISRIVESGGSVPICKTEVVKDNLNPIWKPLCLSIQQFGSKDNPLIIECFDFNSSGNHVLIGKLQKSVADLEKLHIERSGANLTLPSPHHGHEKVLKGQLFVDQFCEKQQYSFLDYISNGFELNFMVAVDFTASNGNPRNPNSLHYIDPFGRLNSYQQAIMEVGEVIQFYDSNRRFPAWGFGGRTIDGTTSHCFNLNGSAGAFEVEGVEGIMVAYARALHNVALAGPTLFGPVINAAAQIAGQSISYNSSKYFVLLIITDGVITDLQETKDALVRASDLPLSILIVGVGGADFREMEVLDADNGRRIESSTGRVATRDIVQFVPMRDVHSGQISVVQALLEELPGQFLTYMRSRDIKPSPFYAASTSA
- the LOC126699616 gene encoding protein BONZAI 3-like isoform X4 — translated: MAVVYAKKRDGKLEELGRTEVVLNSLNPAWIEKVTVAFQFEIVQPLVFHVYDVDSKYHNVPVKTLKLNDQEFLGEATCVLSEIVAKQTRSLTLNLNNKNGHTSLRNLGALTIHAEETVSSRSCVEMVVHCSHLDNKDLFSKSDPFLRISRIVESGGSVPICKTEVVKDNLNPIWKPLCLSIQQFGSKDNPLIIECFDFNSSGNHVLIGKLQKSVADLEKLHIERSGANLTLPSPHHGHEKVLKGQLFVDQFCEKQQYSFLDYISNGFELNFMVAVDFTASNGNPRNPNSLHYIDPFGRLNSYQQAIMEVGEVIQFYDSNRRFPAWGFGGRTIDGTTSHCFNLNGSAGAFEVEGVEGIMVAYARALHNVALAGPTLFGPVINAAAQIAGQSISYNSSKYFVLLIITDGVITDLQETKDALVRASDLPLSILIVGVGGADFREMEVLDADNGRRIESSTGRVATRDIVQFVPMRDVHSGQISVVQALLEELPGQFLTYMRSRDIKPSPFYAASTSA
- the LOC126699616 gene encoding protein BONZAI 3-like isoform X1 — protein: MILVNGSSCFREKERKKERMGNCFSDVEGGKQAVGGTQQRPNSIAATNNNNGGHNDAVEFFFRSRGIQPLFTQIELSLSASNLLDRDITSKSDPMAVVYAKKRDGKLEELGRTEVVLNSLNPAWIEKVTVAFQFEIVQPLVFHVYDVDSKYHNVPVKTLKLNDQEFLGEATCVLSEIVAKQTRSLTLNLNNKNGHTSLRNLGALTIHAEETVSSRSCVEMVVHCSHLDNKDLFSKSDPFLRISRIVESGGSVPICKTEVVKDNLNPIWKPLCLSIQQFGSKDNPLIIECFDFNSSGNHVLIGKLQKSVADLEKLHIERSGANLTLPSPHHGHEKVLKGQLFVDQFCEKQQYSFLDYISNGFELNFMVAVDFTASNGNPRNPNSLHYIDPFGRLNSYQQAIMEVGEVIQFYDSNRRFPAWGFGGRTIDGTTSHCFNLNGSAGAFEVEGVEGIMVAYARALHNVALAGPTLFGPVINAAAQIAGQSISYNSSKYFVLLIITDGVITDLQETKDALVRASDLPLSILIVGVGGADFREMEVLDADNGRRIESSTGRVATRDIVQFVPMRDVHSGQISVVQALLEELPGQFLTYMRSRDIKPSPFYAASTSA
- the LOC126699616 gene encoding protein BONZAI 3-like isoform X2, which produces MILVNGSSCFREKERKKERMGNCFSDVEGGKQAVGGTQQRPNSIAATNNNNGGHNDAVEFFFRSRGIQPLFTQIESDPMAVVYAKKRDGKLEELGRTEVVLNSLNPAWIEKVTVAFQFEIVQPLVFHVYDVDSKYHNVPVKTLKLNDQEFLGEATCVLSEIVAKQTRSLTLNLNNKNGHTSLRNLGALTIHAEETVSSRSCVEMVVHCSHLDNKDLFSKSDPFLRISRIVESGGSVPICKTEVVKDNLNPIWKPLCLSIQQFGSKDNPLIIECFDFNSSGNHVLIGKLQKSVADLEKLHIERSGANLTLPSPHHGHEKVLKGQLFVDQFCEKQQYSFLDYISNGFELNFMVAVDFTASNGNPRNPNSLHYIDPFGRLNSYQQAIMEVGEVIQFYDSNRRFPAWGFGGRTIDGTTSHCFNLNGSAGAFEVEGVEGIMVAYARALHNVALAGPTLFGPVINAAAQIAGQSISYNSSKYFVLLIITDGVITDLQETKDALVRASDLPLSILIVGVGGADFREMEVLDADNGRRIESSTGRVATRDIVQFVPMRDVHSGQISVVQALLEELPGQFLTYMRSRDIKPSPFYAASTSA